A genome region from Flavobacterium sp. includes the following:
- a CDS encoding type IX secretion system membrane protein PorP/SprF, with amino-acid sequence MKKFILSLVLMAVTTSYSQELNLPVFTQYLADNPFVLSPAYAGIGDNLRIRANGLTQWVGIKDAPQNQSLYADFRILDRSGVGISLYNDKNGYTRQTGAKVSFAHHLILDYYSKQYLSFGISYNFNTFRIDTDEFNTTIEHPVIDPTVTDNRYNANNNFDISALYRNKDFYLSFNANNVLKKNTDKYRGVEPNLLSNYQVYTGYVFRDAENSRIEYEPSVFFQYFASDQRSTTDINFKYRRYNRYEDYYWIGVSYRFLNDQFPKPLSVGPMAGFMKSKFYFGYSYQVMFNDLGNYNTGTHVVTIGFDFLQSISNCPCTQSPVHD; translated from the coding sequence ATGAAAAAGTTTATTTTATCCTTAGTACTCATGGCTGTAACAACAAGTTACAGCCAAGAGTTAAACCTACCAGTGTTTACGCAGTATCTTGCTGATAACCCTTTCGTGCTTTCTCCTGCATATGCAGGTATTGGCGATAACCTTAGAATTAGAGCTAATGGTTTAACACAATGGGTTGGAATTAAAGATGCTCCGCAAAACCAATCGCTATATGCCGATTTTAGAATTTTAGACCGTTCGGGTGTGGGTATTTCGTTATACAACGATAAAAACGGATACACTAGACAAACCGGAGCAAAAGTCTCTTTTGCACACCACCTTATTCTGGATTATTATTCTAAGCAGTATTTATCTTTTGGTATTTCATACAACTTCAATACGTTTAGAATTGATACTGATGAATTCAATACAACAATTGAACATCCGGTTATAGATCCTACGGTTACAGATAACAGATACAATGCAAATAATAACTTTGACATTAGTGCTTTATACCGTAATAAAGATTTCTATTTGAGTTTTAATGCTAATAACGTTTTGAAGAAAAACACTGATAAATACAGAGGAGTAGAACCAAACTTACTTTCAAATTATCAGGTTTATACGGGATATGTTTTCCGCGATGCAGAAAATAGCCGTATAGAATATGAGCCTTCAGTTTTCTTCCAGTATTTTGCAAGTGACCAGCGTTCAACAACCGATATCAACTTCAAATACAGAAGATACAATCGTTATGAAGATTACTATTGGATTGGAGTTTCATATCGTTTCTTAAATGACCAGTTTCCAAAACCATTATCAGTTGGGCCAATGGCAGGTTTCATGAAATCTAAATTCTATTTTGGGTATTCATACCAGGTTATGTTCAACGATTTAGGAAACTACAATACAGGTACACACGTTGTAACCATCGGATTCGATTTCTTACAATCTATCAGTAACTGTCCTTGTACGCAGAGTCCGGTTCACGATTAA
- a CDS encoding sensor histidine kinase: MKAKFSFYAKHLVLCLAFLFLPYAFTSTNTVFSLPHLYTNPHDRIYLFIYFTLLCFFYINYYYLIPRLYFSEKKLLYYFIIVIFLLFFLWISTVLDHPSRNFLDFEYHSGKFPIHPKPFEGRFPPPPHRNEPMSFEFAGGPPTQYGHTALVYLIGVISSLLFAISGRLQNVEKEKVKSELAFLKAQINPHFLFNTLNSIYALALKKDDKTPDAVVQLSELMRYIMTNSNDEEIDLNKEINYISNYISLQKTRLGNTVNVDYYVTGNTYGKVITPLILISFIENAFKYGVNPDQTSEITIKIDIEEETLTLYVSNKKTFSVQSDSGIGLQNTIERLKLVYPNRHALLIEDSAEKYIVNLSVKIR, encoded by the coding sequence ATGAAAGCAAAATTTTCATTTTATGCGAAACACTTAGTTCTGTGCCTCGCTTTTTTATTTCTGCCGTATGCGTTCACGTCTACAAATACCGTTTTTTCATTACCGCATTTGTACACAAACCCGCATGACCGCATATATTTGTTTATTTATTTTACACTTCTTTGTTTCTTTTACATCAATTACTATTATCTAATTCCAAGATTATATTTTTCAGAAAAGAAACTGCTGTACTATTTCATAATAGTCATTTTTCTTTTATTTTTTCTTTGGATATCAACTGTTTTAGATCATCCAAGCAGAAACTTTTTAGATTTTGAATATCATTCAGGAAAATTCCCAATTCATCCAAAACCATTTGAAGGAAGATTTCCGCCACCGCCGCATAGAAATGAACCTATGTCATTTGAATTTGCCGGAGGTCCGCCAACACAATATGGACACACCGCACTTGTATATTTAATAGGTGTAATCTCAAGTTTACTTTTTGCTATTTCCGGCAGGCTGCAAAATGTAGAAAAAGAAAAAGTAAAATCAGAATTAGCCTTTTTAAAAGCGCAGATCAATCCGCATTTTTTATTCAATACCCTAAACAGCATTTATGCCCTGGCCTTAAAAAAAGACGACAAAACTCCAGATGCAGTAGTTCAGCTTTCGGAGTTGATGCGATACATCATGACCAATTCAAATGATGAAGAAATTGACTTAAACAAGGAAATCAATTACATAAGCAATTATATTTCACTCCAAAAAACACGTTTAGGAAATACCGTAAATGTCGATTATTACGTAACCGGAAATACATATGGAAAGGTAATAACACCGCTTATTTTGATTTCATTTATAGAAAACGCATTCAAATACGGAGTCAATCCGGATCAAACATCAGAAATTACGATTAAAATTGATATTGAAGAAGAAACACTAACTTTATACGTTTCTAATAAAAAAACATTTTCTGTACAGTCTGATTCCGGAATTGGTTTACAAAACACAATCGAAAGATTAAAATTAGTTTATCCAAACCGACACGCTTTATTAATAGAAGATTCAGCAGAAAAGTACATTGTAAATTTGAGCGTTAAAATACGATGA
- a CDS encoding LytTR family DNA-binding domain-containing protein yields the protein MIKAIALDDEPLALEILQSLCDTIDYIELKKTFTKSDEAFKYLKKYPVDLLFLDINMPSISGLDFYKKLPHKTMVIFTTAYSEFAVEGFTLSATDYLLKPISLSRFQQAVEKAYSQWKLQNQNIEQQYLFIRADYSLIKILFSDILYIEGLDDYVKIHIQNQKTVVARMTLKAILQKLPETEFIRVHRSFIIPISKISKIRNKVIYIGQAEIPISASYEEPFLKLLDQK from the coding sequence ATGATAAAAGCAATAGCATTAGATGACGAGCCATTGGCATTAGAAATTCTTCAGAGTTTGTGCGATACTATAGATTACATTGAACTGAAGAAAACTTTCACGAAATCTGATGAAGCTTTTAAATATCTTAAAAAATATCCTGTCGATTTACTTTTTCTCGATATCAACATGCCATCGATTTCCGGTTTAGATTTCTACAAAAAACTGCCGCATAAAACGATGGTAATTTTCACAACAGCCTATTCTGAATTTGCTGTTGAAGGTTTCACCTTAAGTGCCACAGACTATTTACTAAAACCAATTTCACTATCACGGTTTCAGCAGGCAGTAGAGAAAGCGTATTCTCAATGGAAACTCCAAAACCAAAACATCGAGCAGCAATATCTTTTTATCCGCGCCGATTATAGTCTTATAAAAATCTTGTTTTCAGATATATTGTATATTGAAGGTTTAGACGATTATGTGAAAATTCATATTCAAAATCAAAAAACCGTAGTGGCCAGAATGACCTTAAAAGCAATTCTTCAAAAACTTCCCGAAACAGAATTCATAAGAGTTCACCGCTCGTTTATAATTCCAATTTCTAAAATATCCAAAATTAGAAACAAGGTTATTTATATCGGTCAGGCCGAAATTCCAATAAGTGCCAGTTACGAAGAACCTTTCCTAAAACTCTTAGATCAAAAATAA